From Patescibacteria group bacterium, a single genomic window includes:
- a CDS encoding Ig-like domain-containing protein translates to MPAKFKKIFIILSAVAVIAGGLFWFAQISNAQQGPDLGLAQVSSTIGLPTTDIRVIVANIIRTALGLLGIVALVLVLYGGYTWMTAGGNEEKIAQAKKILVNAVIGLAIILSAYAITSFIISSLLGATTGTPAHCFDGIQNEGETAVDCGGGGCGPCTAPNNPYFTSGAFYITALPAGGQVCIRNVNPAITFNMDVDAASLAGSVVLLDNNNNEQAGVWSVVDGNTAKFTPVGACGAPDNGNDCLLASTNYTLHFKNGGAIKSADGRAINCLAGAKCTDVQFTTGDGIDRTPPTVKIENIADDKLVTGQVVPVKISYTDDNGVQKIDLKADNNYVGSGTVSGCQKTGSVTINWPTAGLSDGAHGLDAKGYDWSMQSAVDHYAAILKPPHCLNNILDGNEDQAGPLGCCAPEKNCGCGGCGGSSCTQDTDCASGYCKIPPGQTTGVCVDRMRITGVSPGSGAVGTYVSISGEYFGTARGQVYFTGASGWLVAPLADCGAGAWKPWQVIATVPQGAITGPIRLITADQQFVDVTNDNVVGPLIPDFVVNNLVRPGICSLDKTNGLPSDSITISGKNFGAVQLANSAVSFGQLQAFINVWGDTTIKTKVPMLSAGPAAVKVTKENIDSNSVAFFVGEGINSTTPTITSISPDHGAKGEYLTITGNNFGAEQGRVWFKVNNNGQPANDQDAINGSFDFPAGCKDNIWSDSKIIVKFPESAGQTGQTYFVQVRPSEIDKGWSPIGPTFKLETGNPAPGICGISPASGPVPFGTGADPMKIYGEYFGGSPDVYFWNTNADASTITGRIKAANPNISGSDLNVFPPNNTQTGPVVVFRSSDSKMSNSALFTVSNCVQNGNSCSQAGYHCCAAGPEAGMCKTDLCIDEKISAGYIWRFATQPIPKVPHLVERCDSQSDAGKNVPSPSPSVQWDTNDSGDHHNVCRTASIVLDFSVDNINPIPRGDILVSECESSTVNVASRTCTQLTPRPSFLGSGDYVVEHSTQSTNDLELDLSQDYNNNTGKWKDNTWYQVILSADISAGAGTALMHLAKDAPCDSAGITNTAYCFLFKTDAKDCKIKAVAITPYSYWASVLEAPIKYRSSPSDEGVDLVYSGHILSDQHCIWMNPGGLNWDWNVANPDPNQKKYADVFALKEDTVVHKTDALISALANTVGVGLANNSVDVEATVSTGTVSHTGSSPLKIDLNTPEVVDYWPKCNEACANAEVGAKFNTTMSDLNLDSGAVHLYKCLDENCAQTQPVVLPSVSFEKNSNPPYTLLEINNYGLNHVDLEPNTIYEVVLSASSSNPNSPDQLWSASSLLTDRDADGNVIVIGRSGTSKPYNKQFIWKFTTKQTSCAVDRTEVLPSVFTARQNNDRAVFNVQPYSAPDACSVKGQKLNPWSENWVWSSSDVNAATVATFSTQGYSPYCTSDCIRRGSTLPAGSDTVPLCGSGGNPQAGQDCVFPDKNNNCSLNCLFINKTNTGSAQSAGATSVSSSVCGNGFLGTGEDCDIGIPANPLSPTSSMYCSNKCLHLGAPLASSWCNTHFTDYAGLGFTKTEFEAACAKAISVCGDKVLSPDEDPGCDGSGGWDQNLCNRICLLKSNNAPTDNAPANSCSNGGCNLDNKHAGSSLLYSTPSVCGDKAVGIGEDVSCENNNFITTDHVGKTDPWALVLGKGLSTNVGGTPPAQSSTISATANVSGKNIAGQGQFVIPCGYKTDAECKNALGDDYGLGANSCCYKKPVLTKVYPGTTSTPIAQNVCPNTVIEAQFSNSIDAKSLPGNLLIARGIGENFSTNLNIDSTVGLSGSSHVFVSGNYAYVANSLNGLNVINISDSKHPLPIWTPLNTANYADVYVIGKYAYIVDQGANSLKIFDISSSTNPTVVGSVDLVNITNPNRIVVSGKFAYVISANGGNIINVANPAGPTFSTKLSISPRQIQPAGNNIALLDNNNFTIMDFSDPANPRTIGSVQVNDAQDFKVSGNYAFLAGTGGLQILDISNPANPHSVAALTAGSLSSINVYNSLVFATDASGAIHIIDVSDPAIPKNLEVYTGLVHAGYVSQNIAVSGNYAYAVHSSGLTIVDVSKYTNNCPANSDVTNLIVLNSPNANLPWYEKIWTNIVQFVKSLFGFTATAQSNTPTKWCAGLDLGTPAMLSSSTIMVKLQAPLALDTSYAIILKHGLKDTNGVSIDTSTNWRFVTAPKICQVSGVSVTPNAVAFGSVGQTSTLEAKALAASGGEIQIIPGYYAWEYVWGPSSNAFVTLTNTTSSLNMITAQNRNGELDVWASANITDNKYTSQTGPAATGKSHVIVFLCENPWPPKNLYYNNQGPFMIFPYEDKLGNNDNYNLTADSFDNTALPASPFGGYFNFRTYYCADNGAPGTADDLPYMRAAVQVSPTIVSDATAFKRFIFTSAKNNDAIGIQVFPNTQHLTVEQWFQYGKTYGGQGFVTGGNMQPTTIDGYDALSDGNNIYVDALNYATTSPVSGNLYTNVYLFSINADARPETRKVFEQMINNWHFNINLTNYRRCGVDVESPGDTSCQTDLDCSGGQICSAQIDKLKRNYQRLRDLNEIQKALGQ, encoded by the coding sequence ATGCCAGCCAAGTTTAAAAAAATATTTATAATTTTATCGGCAGTTGCGGTTATCGCCGGGGGTTTGTTTTGGTTTGCTCAAATTTCAAATGCCCAGCAAGGTCCTGATTTGGGACTGGCGCAGGTGAGTTCTACTATCGGTTTACCTACAACCGATATCAGAGTGATAGTGGCCAATATTATCAGAACGGCTCTGGGACTTTTGGGAATTGTGGCTTTGGTTTTAGTTCTTTATGGCGGTTATACCTGGATGACAGCCGGCGGCAACGAAGAAAAAATTGCTCAAGCCAAAAAGATTTTGGTTAATGCCGTTATCGGGCTGGCGATTATTTTATCTGCCTACGCGATTACCAGTTTTATAATCAGTTCACTGCTTGGTGCCACCACCGGAACTCCCGCGCATTGTTTTGATGGCATTCAAAATGAGGGTGAAACGGCGGTTGATTGTGGCGGCGGCGGTTGCGGGCCTTGCACGGCTCCGAATAATCCGTATTTTACTTCCGGCGCTTTCTATATTACCGCTTTGCCTGCCGGCGGACAGGTTTGTATCAGGAATGTTAATCCGGCCATTACCTTTAATATGGATGTGGACGCCGCATCATTGGCCGGAAGTGTAGTGCTGTTGGATAACAATAACAATGAACAGGCCGGAGTGTGGAGCGTGGTTGATGGTAACACGGCCAAATTTACACCGGTCGGGGCCTGCGGCGCGCCCGATAACGGCAATGATTGTTTGCTCGCTTCCACTAACTACACTTTGCATTTTAAAAATGGCGGTGCCATCAAATCCGCTGACGGGCGGGCTATAAATTGCCTGGCCGGAGCCAAATGCACTGATGTACAATTTACAACCGGCGACGGCATTGACCGCACGCCGCCGACAGTGAAAATAGAAAATATTGCCGACGATAAACTGGTAACCGGCCAGGTGGTGCCGGTTAAAATCAGTTATACGGACGATAATGGCGTACAAAAAATTGATTTGAAAGCGGATAATAACTATGTTGGCAGCGGCACAGTTTCCGGCTGTCAAAAAACCGGCAGTGTCACCATAAATTGGCCGACAGCCGGGTTATCAGATGGCGCGCACGGTCTTGATGCTAAGGGTTATGACTGGTCAATGCAAAGTGCTGTTGATCATTATGCCGCGATTTTAAAGCCGCCCCATTGTTTGAATAATATTTTAGACGGAAACGAAGATCAGGCCGGACCACTGGGCTGTTGCGCGCCGGAAAAAAATTGCGGTTGCGGCGGTTGCGGGGGTTCAAGTTGTACTCAAGATACTGATTGTGCCAGTGGTTATTGCAAAATACCACCAGGTCAAACTACGGGTGTTTGTGTTGACCGCATGCGGATTACCGGCGTATCGCCGGGATCCGGAGCGGTTGGCACTTATGTTTCCATTTCCGGAGAATATTTTGGCACTGCCAGGGGTCAGGTATATTTTACCGGTGCGAGCGGTTGGCTTGTAGCGCCTCTGGCCGATTGTGGGGCCGGTGCCTGGAAACCGTGGCAGGTTATTGCTACTGTTCCGCAAGGCGCCATAACCGGACCGATAAGATTGATTACCGCTGATCAGCAGTTTGTGGATGTTACTAATGATAATGTCGTTGGGCCGCTTATTCCTGATTTTGTGGTAAATAATTTGGTGCGTCCGGGAATTTGTTCTCTGGATAAAACCAATGGTTTGCCCAGCGACAGCATTACCATTTCCGGTAAAAATTTCGGCGCCGTGCAACTGGCGAACAGCGCCGTTTCCTTCGGACAACTGCAGGCCTTTATTAATGTCTGGGGAGATACCACTATTAAAACAAAAGTGCCAATGCTTTCTGCCGGTCCGGCGGCCGTCAAGGTTACTAAAGAAAACATAGACAGTAACAGTGTCGCCTTTTTTGTTGGCGAGGGAATAAACAGTACCACGCCGACTATTACTAGTATCAGTCCTGATCACGGCGCAAAGGGTGAATATCTGACCATAACCGGAAATAATTTTGGCGCAGAGCAGGGGAGGGTGTGGTTTAAAGTTAACAATAACGGCCAGCCGGCCAATGACCAAGACGCGATCAATGGTTCGTTTGATTTTCCGGCCGGTTGTAAAGATAATATCTGGAGCGACAGCAAAATTATTGTTAAATTTCCAGAGAGCGCCGGTCAGACCGGCCAAACATATTTTGTACAAGTGAGGCCGTCTGAAATTGATAAGGGCTGGAGCCCGATCGGTCCAACCTTTAAACTGGAAACAGGCAATCCGGCGCCGGGCATTTGCGGAATTTCGCCGGCTTCCGGTCCGGTACCTTTTGGCACCGGCGCAGATCCGATGAAAATTTATGGAGAATATTTTGGCGGAAGTCCGGATGTGTATTTTTGGAATACCAACGCGGATGCGTCTACTATAACTGGTCGCATAAAGGCAGCTAACCCAAATATTTCCGGTTCTGACTTGAATGTTTTTCCTCCCAACAACACTCAAACCGGTCCGGTGGTAGTTTTTAGAAGTTCTGACAGTAAGATGAGCAACTCGGCGCTATTTACAGTTTCAAATTGTGTGCAAAATGGAAACAGTTGTTCGCAAGCGGGTTACCATTGCTGCGCGGCCGGGCCCGAAGCGGGGATGTGCAAAACCGATTTATGTATTGATGAAAAGATATCCGCCGGTTATATCTGGCGGTTTGCCACTCAACCTATACCTAAGGTGCCTCATTTAGTTGAAAGATGCGATAGCCAGTCGGATGCCGGTAAAAATGTTCCTTCGCCTTCGCCCAGCGTCCAATGGGACACTAATGATAGTGGTGACCATCATAATGTCTGCCGCACCGCCTCCATTGTCTTGGATTTTAGCGTTGATAATATCAATCCGATTCCCAGAGGAGACATTCTGGTGAGTGAATGCGAGTCAAGCACGGTGAATGTGGCGAGCAGAACCTGCACCCAGCTAACGCCCCGCCCCAGCTTTTTGGGAAGCGGTGACTATGTTGTTGAACATAGTACGCAATCAACCAATGATCTGGAATTGGACTTGAGTCAGGATTATAACAATAACACCGGTAAATGGAAAGATAATACCTGGTATCAGGTGATTTTAAGCGCGGATATTTCTGCCGGTGCCGGCACTGCTCTGATGCATCTGGCCAAAGACGCGCCTTGTGATAGTGCGGGTATTACCAATACCGCTTATTGTTTCTTGTTTAAAACTGATGCTAAGGATTGCAAAATTAAAGCGGTAGCCATAACGCCTTACTCTTACTGGGCATCGGTCTTGGAAGCGCCGATTAAATACCGGTCCAGTCCTTCTGATGAGGGTGTGGATCTTGTTTATAGCGGCCATATTTTAAGCGATCAGCATTGTATTTGGATGAACCCGGGCGGATTGAATTGGGATTGGAACGTGGCCAACCCTGATCCAAACCAGAAAAAATATGCTGACGTTTTTGCTTTAAAAGAAGATACGGTCGTACACAAAACCGATGCTTTAATTTCGGCTTTGGCCAATACCGTGGGAGTGGGGTTGGCAAATAATTCCGTGGATGTTGAGGCCACGGTTTCAACCGGCACTGTCAGCCATACCGGTTCAAGCCCACTCAAAATAGATTTAAATACTCCGGAAGTGGTTGACTATTGGCCAAAATGCAATGAGGCCTGCGCTAATGCCGAGGTTGGCGCCAAATTTAATACCACCATGTCTGATTTAAATTTAGACAGCGGCGCCGTGCATTTGTATAAATGTTTGGATGAAAATTGCGCGCAGACCCAGCCGGTGGTCTTGCCGTCGGTTAGTTTTGAAAAAAATTCAAATCCGCCCTATACGCTTTTAGAAATAAATAATTACGGTTTGAACCATGTTGATCTTGAACCGAATACGATTTATGAAGTGGTTTTGTCAGCCAGCAGTTCTAATCCGAATTCACCGGATCAGCTGTGGTCGGCTTCCAGTTTGTTAACCGATAGAGATGCAGACGGCAACGTCATTGTTATTGGCCGTTCCGGCACCAGCAAACCATATAATAAACAATTTATTTGGAAATTCACAACCAAACAAACTTCGTGTGCCGTTGATCGTACCGAAGTTTTGCCCAGTGTCTTTACTGCCAGACAAAATAATGACCGGGCTGTGTTTAATGTTCAGCCATATTCAGCGCCTGATGCCTGCAGTGTCAAAGGCCAAAAATTGAATCCCTGGTCAGAGAATTGGGTTTGGAGTTCGTCTGATGTAAACGCGGCCACAGTGGCAACATTTAGCACTCAAGGGTATAGCCCGTATTGCACATCAGATTGCATCCGCAGAGGGAGCACACTTCCGGCGGGTAGCGATACGGTTCCGCTTTGCGGAAGCGGCGGCAACCCGCAAGCCGGCCAGGATTGCGTTTTTCCTGATAAAAATAATAATTGCAGTTTGAATTGCTTGTTTATAAACAAAACCAACACCGGCTCCGCCCAGTCGGCCGGCGCCACCAGCGTCAGTTCATCGGTTTGCGGAAACGGATTCTTGGGAACAGGGGAGGATTGCGACATCGGCATACCGGCCAACCCGCTTAGTCCGACTTCATCAATGTATTGTTCAAATAAATGCTTGCATTTGGGCGCCCCGCTTGCATCCAGCTGGTGCAATACTCATTTTACGGATTATGCCGGTTTGGGTTTTACAAAAACAGAATTTGAAGCTGCCTGCGCCAAGGCAATTAGCGTCTGCGGTGATAAGGTCTTAAGTCCGGACGAAGATCCGGGCTGTGACGGGTCAGGTGGTTGGGATCAAAATTTATGTAATCGTATTTGTTTGTTAAAATCAAACAACGCTCCGACTGACAATGCGCCGGCTAATAGTTGTTCCAACGGAGGTTGTAATTTGGATAATAAACATGCTGGTTCTTCGCTCCTATATTCCACGCCTTCAGTTTGCGGAGATAAGGCGGTGGGTATTGGTGAAGACGTTTCCTGTGAAAATAATAATTTTATAACCACCGATCACGTCGGTAAGACAGATCCGTGGGCCTTGGTTTTGGGCAAAGGGCTTTCAACCAATGTTGGCGGCACACCGCCGGCGCAAAGCTCCACCATTTCCGCAACGGCCAATGTTAGCGGCAAAAATATTGCGGGGCAGGGCCAATTTGTGATTCCCTGCGGATACAAGACGGATGCTGAATGTAAGAATGCTTTGGGGGATGACTATGGGCTCGGCGCCAATTCCTGCTGTTATAAAAAACCGGTCTTAACTAAAGTGTACCCCGGTACAACTTCCACTCCAATCGCGCAAAATGTTTGTCCGAACACAGTGATTGAAGCGCAGTTCAGCAATTCAATTGATGCTAAAAGTTTACCCGGGAATTTATTAATTGCCCGCGGTATCGGCGAAAATTTTTCCACGAATTTGAATATAGACAGCACGGTTGGGTTGAGCGGTTCAAGTCACGTTTTTGTCTCCGGCAATTATGCTTATGTGGCCAACAGTTTAAACGGCCTGAATGTAATCAACATTTCCGATTCCAAACATCCATTGCCAATTTGGACACCGCTTAATACTGCCAATTATGCCGATGTTTATGTAATAGGGAAGTATGCTTATATTGTTGATCAGGGCGCGAATTCTTTAAAAATATTTGATATATCCAGTTCCACGAATCCAACGGTAGTGGGTTCTGTTGATTTGGTAAACATAACCAATCCCAACCGGATTGTCGTTTCCGGAAAGTTTGCTTATGTGATTAGCGCTAATGGTGGAAACATAATCAATGTCGCCAATCCAGCCGGTCCTACTTTTTCAACCAAGTTATCAATCTCACCAAGACAAATCCAGCCGGCCGGAAACAATATTGCTTTGTTGGATAATAATAATTTTACGATAATGGATTTTTCCGACCCCGCCAATCCCAGGACAATCGGTTCAGTCCAAGTCAATGATGCTCAAGATTTTAAAGTTTCCGGAAATTATGCCTTTTTAGCCGGCACCGGCGGTCTGCAAATTTTGGATATTTCCAATCCGGCCAATCCGCACAGTGTGGCCGCTCTCACCGCAGGGTCCCTTAGTAGTATTAATGTTTATAATAGTTTGGTTTTTGCGACTGATGCTTCCGGAGCAATACACATCATAGATGTTTCCGATCCCGCCATTCCCAAGAATCTTGAGGTGTATACCGGATTGGTACACGCGGGTTATGTGTCGCAAAACATTGCGGTTAGCGGCAATTATGCCTATGCGGTCCATAGTAGCGGTTTGACCATAGTTGATGTTTCAAAATATACAAATAATTGCCCGGCCAATTCTGATGTCACGAATTTAATTGTTTTGAATAGTCCGAACGCCAATTTACCGTGGTATGAAAAGATTTGGACAAATATTGTGCAATTTGTAAAATCATTATTCGGATTTACAGCCACGGCCCAAAGCAATACCCCGACTAAATGGTGCGCCGGCCTTGATTTGGGCACGCCCGCCATGTTATCAAGCAGTACCATAATGGTGAAACTACAAGCGCCTTTGGCTTTAGACACCAGTTATGCCATCATTTTAAAGCATGGTCTCAAAGACACAAATGGCGTCAGTATTGATACCAGCACTAATTGGAGATTTGTAACCGCGCCTAAGATTTGTCAGGTCAGTGGTGTTAGTGTGACTCCAAATGCAGTGGCTTTTGGCAGTGTGGGGCAGACCAGCACCCTAGAGGCCAAGGCCCTGGCGGCGAGTGGCGGTGAAATACAAATTATACCCGGATATTATGCCTGGGAATATGTTTGGGGTCCCAGCAGTAATGCCTTTGTTACTTTGACAAACACCACCTCATCGCTCAATATGATTACTGCCCAAAATCGGAATGGTGAACTTGATGTTTGGGCTTCCGCTAATATAACTGACAATAAATACACCAGCCAGACCGGCCCGGCGGCAACCGGCAAGTCGCACGTGATTGTTTTCCTGTGTGAAAATCCCTGGCCGCCGAAGAATTTATATTATAATAATCAGGGGCCGTTTATGATTTTCCCTTATGAAGATAAATTGGGGAATAATGATAATTATAATTTAACGGCCGATAGTTTTGATAATACGGCTCTGCCGGCATCTCCGTTTGGCGGATACTTCAATTTTAGAACTTATTATTGCGCGGATAACGGCGCGCCCGGAACGGCCGATGATTTGCCTTATATGCGCGCGGCCGTACAGGTTTCACCGACGATTGTGAGCGACGCCACTGCTTTTAAACGTTTCATATTTACCAGCGCCAAAAACAATGACGCCATTGGTATTCAGGTCTTTCCCAATACCCAGCACTTAACGGTTGAACAGTGGTTCCAATATGGCAAGACCTATGGCGGTCAGGGATTTGTCACCGGCGGAAATATGCAGCCAACCACCATAGACGGTTATGACGCGCTTTCCGACGGCAATAATATTTACGTTGACGCGCTCAATTACGCTACGACATCGCCGGTTTCGGGGAATTTATATACCAATGTATATCTCTTTAGTATAAACGCCGATGCCCGGCCCGAAACCAGGAAGGTCTTTGAACAAATGATTAACAATTGGCATTTTAATATTAATCTAACTAATTACAGACGCTGTGGCGTGGATGTGGAGAGTCCCGGCGACACTTCTTGTCAGACCGACCTTGATTGTTCAGGTGGACAGATTTGTTCCGCGCAAATTGATAAATTAAAACGCAATTATCAAAGATTGCGGGATTTAAATGAAATTCAAAAAGCATTAGGGCAATAA